Proteins encoded by one window of Halobacteriovorax sp. GB3:
- a CDS encoding SpoIID/LytB domain-containing protein, with protein sequence MSALAYSPMSIKVKVAKNLGQVQVSGLDLQRTIHSQNDYRKYSGRKRIRFNCKRFTTNNEANDTLKRPHLLASLSSPTGLISLEKNKFQGKLHVVTNPESESCDVINEIPLEYYISTLLAKEMNAKWPVESLKAQAVAARSYALHKIYSKQVKRSLGHEGYYDLESSEKHQVSGNFFDSTKKTALASYKTKGEVLVTKEGKVVPVFFHASCGGRTLRPDQVWTNKVDGYKAVHCGACEDKNKWNGTISSKRLYKFLKWVEKKNYLDFKKDLTATNFRFLSSLESSNFVRVYVGDRPYKIKKAYFRRYFGRTIVDSNHFDFEYDFKKKVAKFKGQGLGHGVGMCQIGARRLAVKNLTYKQILKHYFPDLKLVTLY encoded by the coding sequence ATGAGTGCATTGGCATACTCGCCAATGTCAATCAAAGTGAAAGTTGCTAAGAATCTTGGACAAGTTCAAGTTAGCGGACTTGATTTACAGAGAACAATTCATAGCCAAAATGATTATCGAAAATATTCTGGTCGAAAGAGAATTCGTTTTAATTGTAAGCGGTTTACAACGAACAATGAGGCTAATGATACTTTGAAGCGTCCTCATTTACTGGCTTCTCTTAGTTCTCCAACCGGACTAATTAGTTTAGAGAAAAATAAATTTCAGGGGAAGCTTCACGTTGTTACAAATCCCGAGAGCGAAAGCTGTGATGTAATCAATGAAATACCTCTAGAGTATTATATCTCAACACTTCTTGCTAAAGAGATGAATGCTAAGTGGCCAGTTGAATCACTAAAGGCCCAAGCTGTTGCAGCTAGAAGTTATGCGCTTCATAAAATCTACAGCAAACAAGTAAAAAGAAGTTTAGGACATGAAGGATATTATGACCTTGAAAGTTCTGAAAAGCATCAAGTGAGTGGCAACTTCTTTGATTCTACAAAGAAGACGGCCTTGGCCTCCTATAAAACAAAGGGTGAGGTATTAGTAACAAAAGAAGGAAAGGTTGTTCCTGTCTTTTTCCATGCTAGTTGTGGAGGACGAACTCTGCGACCTGATCAAGTATGGACTAATAAAGTAGATGGTTATAAAGCTGTTCATTGTGGCGCTTGTGAAGACAAGAATAAGTGGAATGGAACAATTTCAAGTAAGAGGCTTTATAAATTTTTAAAATGGGTGGAGAAGAAGAATTATCTCGATTTTAAAAAGGACTTAACTGCAACTAACTTTCGTTTCCTTTCTTCTTTAGAGAGCTCTAACTTTGTTAGAGTCTATGTAGGAGATCGTCCTTACAAGATTAAGAAGGCCTATTTTAGGCGGTACTTTGGAAGAACAATTGTCGACTCCAACCACTTTGATTTTGAATATGACTTTAAAAAGAAAGTTGCTAAATTCAAAGGTCAAGGTTTAGGACATGGTGTAGGGATGTGTCAAATCGGAGCGAGAAGGCTTGCTGTTAAGAATCTTACATACAAGCAGATATTAAAACATTATTTTCCCGACTTAAAACTAGTAACGTTATATTAA